Proteins encoded in a region of the Podarcis muralis chromosome 6, rPodMur119.hap1.1, whole genome shotgun sequence genome:
- the LOC114597654 gene encoding large ribosomal subunit protein eL39, which yields MSSHKTFKIKRFLAKKQKQNRPIPQWIRMKTGNKIRYNSKRRHWRRTKLGL from the coding sequence ATGTCTTCCCACAAGACTTTCAAGATCAAGCGGTTTCTCgctaagaagcagaagcagaaccgGCCCATCCCGCAATGGATCCGCATGAAAACTGGCAATAAAATCAGGTACAACTCCAAACGGAGACACTGGAGGAGGACCAAGCTCGGCCTGTAA